The nucleotide sequence AGCACTCGCAGCAATTTGATGTGCTCTTGCTTCTTCACCGTACCATTGAAGGGCGGAATTAAAGGCGACTCGATAAAAACTTTGGGCAGCTTCTGAGAGGCGATCGCGAATGTTGGCGGGTAATT is from Leptothermofonsia sichuanensis E412 and encodes:
- a CDS encoding ChaB family protein, producing the protein MPYKTNRELPANIRDRLSEAAQSFYRVAFNSALQWYGEEARAHQIAASAVRSQICNPNSVLIG